In a single window of the Halodesulfovibrio sp. MK-HDV genome:
- a CDS encoding ribonuclease J, whose product MSQKPSVTLTPLGGMGEIGMNCTIWSTETTTVVVDCGLMFPHDYHLGVDVVIPQFEHILKLKDKVKGIVLTHGHEDHIGALPWLIRWLSVPIYGSPFTLALVEGKLREAELLHRTKLIPVAPRERLELGDLAFNFFPVCHSIVDGYGFGVETPAGKIVHTGDFKLDKTPIDNHRTDLEAFKAFSEDGVELLLSDSTNIEREGHSLSERDIKGAFEDLFANAKGRIIVTLFSSHIQRIQQVLDISARYGRKIAVSGRSLVKNIEIADNLGFLRIRTPLYMDTRDMPELPDEETVLLLTGSQGEPLSALSRIARGEHRHLAIQEGDTVVMSSRFIPGNTLAITRMINDMYRMGAEVFYESFRNIHASGHAYRDELSEMLNTVAPKHFIPVHGEYRHLVKHCRLAQLCGVEEENTFIIEDGQPVTLCDGTLTREKPLELEEILVDGKGVGDVGLTVLKERQILGGEGMVVVFMVLDEQLWEILHGPTIVSKGFIFEAHFDHVLEDAKCIILELLENIGPEDIQLLQDRIRSGLRRFFRKVLERDPVVVPVITMV is encoded by the coding sequence ATGTCACAAAAACCAAGCGTAACACTTACGCCGTTGGGCGGCATGGGCGAAATCGGTATGAACTGTACCATATGGTCTACAGAAACAACTACCGTTGTCGTAGACTGTGGTCTCATGTTCCCCCACGACTACCATCTTGGTGTCGACGTTGTTATCCCGCAGTTTGAGCATATTCTTAAGCTGAAAGATAAAGTCAAAGGCATTGTACTCACCCACGGACATGAAGATCACATTGGTGCGCTTCCATGGCTTATCCGCTGGCTCAGTGTGCCTATTTACGGGTCTCCGTTCACCCTTGCTCTTGTTGAAGGGAAATTGCGTGAAGCAGAACTGCTCCACCGCACAAAGCTTATCCCAGTGGCTCCACGTGAACGTTTAGAACTTGGAGATCTGGCCTTCAACTTCTTCCCTGTTTGCCATTCCATCGTCGATGGATATGGCTTCGGCGTTGAGACTCCGGCTGGCAAAATTGTTCACACCGGTGACTTCAAACTCGACAAGACTCCAATTGACAACCACCGCACCGACCTCGAAGCCTTCAAGGCTTTTTCTGAAGACGGGGTTGAACTTCTTCTTTCCGACTCAACAAATATTGAGCGGGAGGGACATTCTTTAAGTGAACGTGACATTAAAGGTGCATTTGAAGATCTCTTTGCCAACGCTAAGGGACGCATCATTGTCACTCTATTCTCCAGCCACATCCAAAGAATCCAGCAGGTTCTCGATATTTCTGCCCGTTACGGTCGCAAGATCGCCGTATCCGGCCGCAGCCTAGTTAAAAACATAGAAATCGCCGATAATTTAGGCTTCCTTCGTATCCGTACTCCACTGTACATGGACACACGAGACATGCCGGAACTGCCGGACGAAGAAACAGTGCTGCTCCTCACCGGTTCACAGGGTGAGCCGCTTTCTGCTCTCTCCCGAATTGCCCGTGGTGAACATAGACACCTTGCTATTCAGGAAGGCGATACAGTTGTTATGTCATCCCGTTTTATTCCGGGTAACACTCTTGCGATTACTCGCATGATTAACGACATGTACCGCATGGGTGCAGAAGTCTTTTATGAAAGCTTCCGTAACATTCATGCATCAGGCCACGCTTACCGCGACGAGCTGAGTGAAATGCTAAATACAGTTGCTCCTAAACACTTCATTCCAGTCCACGGTGAATACCGTCATCTGGTAAAACATTGCCGTCTTGCACAGCTGTGTGGTGTTGAGGAAGAAAATACATTTATTATTGAAGACGGTCAGCCCGTCACCTTATGTGACGGAACCCTCACCCGCGAGAAACCGCTCGAACTTGAAGAAATTCTTGTTGACGGTAAAGGTGTCGGCGATGTTGGACTCACCGTATTGAAAGAACGCCAGATTCTTGGCGGAGAAGGAATGGTTGTGGTCTTCATGGTGCTGGATGAACAGCTCTGGGAGATATTGCACGGACCTACCATCGTTTCTAAAGGCTTTATCTTTGAGGCTCATTTCGATCATGTTTTAGAAGACGCTAAATGCATCATTCTCGAACTCCTCGAAAACATCGGCCCTGAAGATATTCAGCTACTCCAAGACAGAATACGTTCCGGCCTTCGTCGGTTCTTCCGCAAAGTACTGGAGCGCGATCCTGTTGTCGTTCCGGTTATTACGATGGTTTAA